A portion of the Patagioenas fasciata isolate bPatFas1 chromosome W, bPatFas1.hap1, whole genome shotgun sequence genome contains these proteins:
- the LOC136114523 gene encoding mucosa-associated lymphoid tissue lymphoma translocation protein 1-like isoform X8 has product MWEPGRSAAGALPLSRLAQPLLRRLSELLDRAVPGRGWRDLAQRAGSRGTVRLSPSDLEQCSLKVLEPEGSPSQSLLKLLGDRGCTVAELVELLQGLEHTEALQCLSLAGIKIVVQPDSQAVLAGQVVKLCCWAMGHPFVHYQWFKQEKEIPHGTSPELVLNPVNVTDSGFYICRVNSESSFVFSRWARLEVRDVQDTSHESLIGLPENKLRICIQPQLQNLTVGDALVLECGAVGNPIPHYQWFRNGFPLANGSKNIYTVTSVDVEHQGTYWCHVSNDREDQDSEKIEVVIGRKAMAVECTEEELSDLQEPADLLERSNHRPVATDKVALLIGNMSYWNHPQLKAPMVDVYELTNLLRQLDFKVVSLLDLTESEMRNAVDEFLLLLDKGVYGQWCGEARPVAHMGCSVVLCCGAALRTACRCSGLSGGTLLFIPSSADGCKMLWLCCSVSSALVLVTGGQMKPSLLYYAGHGYENYGNSFMVPVDAPNPYRSANCLCVQNILKLMQAKETGLNVFLLDMCRKRNEYDDTILILDALKVTANIVFGYATCQGAEAFEIQQSGLANGIFMKFLKDRLLEDKKITVLLDEVAEDMGKCHLTKGKQALEIRSSLSEKRALTDPIQQTASSAESLARNLQWAKAHELPESMYLEFRCGVQIQLGFAAEFSNVMIIYTRIVKKPPEIAVCRAYVTDFVLDLDVDPKEANKGTPEETGSYLVSKDLPKHCLYTRLSSLQKLRGRRGVGRPGAAAPREHLVSPGS; this is encoded by the exons ATGTGGGAGCCGGGCCGGAGCGCGGCGGGAGCGCTGCCCCTCAGCCGCCTGGCGCAGCCGCTGCTGCGGCGGCTCAGCGAGCTACTGGACCGAGCGGTGCCCGGCCGGGGCTGGCGGGACCTGGCGCAGCGCGCGGGGAGCCGCGGCACGGTCCGGCTGAG CCCCTCGGATTTAGAGCAATGTTCCCTCAAAGTCCTCGAGCCAGAAGGGAGCCCCAGCCAGAGCCTCCTGAAGCTGCTGGGCGACCGGGGCTGCACGGTGGCGGAGCtggtggagctgctgcagggcctGGAGCACACAGAGGCTCTGCAGTGCCTCAGCCTCGCAG GTATAAAGATTGTGGTACAGCCAGACTCTCAAGCAGTGCTCGCTGGTCAGGTCGTCAAGCTGTGTTGTTGGGCAATGGGACACCCATTTGTGCAttaccagtggttcaagcaggaAAAAGAG ATTCCCCATGGTACTTCTCCAGAGCTGGTTTTGAATCCGGTGAACGTAACCGATTCTGGCTTTTACATCTGTCGAGTGAACAGTGAATCTTCCTTCGTGTTCAGTCGGTGGGCACGGCTTGAAGTTCGTGATGTCCAGGATACCTCTCATG agaGCTTAATTGGTTTACCTGAAAACAAGTTGCGCATATGTATTCAGCCCCAGCTGCAAAACCTGACAGTGGGGGATGCTTTGGTACTAGAATGTGGAGCTGTTGGAAACCCAATTCCTCATTACCAGTGGTTCAGAAATGGATTTCCCTTGGCAAATGGGAGCAAAAATATCTACACG GTAACTTCCGTGGATGTGGAACATCAGGGGACATATTGGTGTCATGTATCCAATGACCGGGAAGATCAAGACAGCGAGAAGATAGAAGTCGTTATAG GAAGGAAAGCTATGGCAGTGGAGTGCACAGAAG aagagctgAGTGATCTTCAAGAACCAG CAGACCTGCTAGAACGGTCAAATCACAGACCTGTTG CAACAGACAAGGTAGCTCTGTTAATAGGAAATATGAGCTACTGGAATCACCCCCAGCTGAAGGCTCCGATGGTAGATGTCTATGAACTGACCAATCTGCTAAGACAGCTGGATTTCAAAGTTGTTTCTTTGCTGGATCTTACCGAGTCTGAGATGCGAAATGCAGTGGATGAATTTTTACTTCTTCTGGACAAAGGAGTATATG GTCAATGGTGTGGGGAGGCCAGACCCGTGGCACACATGGGCTGCTCGGTTGTGCTCTGCTGCGGAGCAGCCCTAAGGACCGCATGTAGATGTTCTGGGCTTTCTGGTGGGACCCTGCTGTTCATCCCGTCGTCTGCTGATGGCTGCAAAATGCTCTGGTTGTGCTGCAGCGTCTCGTCAGCGTTGGTTTTAGTTACGGGAGGACAAATGAAGCCAA GTTTGTTATACTACGCTGGCCACGGCTACGAAAACTATGGAAACAGCTTCATGGTTCCTGTCGATGCTCCAAACCCCTACCGATCTGCAAACTGTCTGTGTGTGCAGAATATCCTGAAACTAATGCAAGCGAAAGAGACGGGACTCAATGTGTTCCTGCTGGATATGTGTCGGAAAAG AAATGAATATGATGACACAATTCTTATCTTAGATGCTCTGAAGGTTACAGCCAACATCGTTTTTGGATATGCAAC GTGCCAGGGAGCAGAGGCTTTTGAAATTCAGCAGTCAGGGCTGGCCAATGGGATCTTCATGAAGTTCCTGAAGGACCGTTTGCTGGAAGACAAGAAGATTACTGTACTGCTCGATGAGGTTGCAGAAG ATATGGGCAAGTGTCACCTTACCAAAGGCAAACAAGCTCTGGAGATCCGCAGCAGCCTGTCTGAGAAAAGGGCATTGACTGATCCCATCCAACAAACCGCGTCTTCTGCAGAGTCTCTGGCACGCAACCTGCAGTGGGCCAAAGCTCACG AGCTTCCAGAAAGTATGTATCTTGAATTCAGATGTGGTGTTCAGATTCAGTTGGGGTTCGCAGCTGAGTTTTCCAACGTCATGATAATCTACACGCGCATAGTGAAGAAGCCACCTGAAATAGCGGTTTGCAGAGCCTACGTCACAGACTTCGTGCTT GACCTGGATGTGGATCCTAAAGAGGCCAACAAAGGAACTCCTGAGGAAACTGGGAGCTATCTAGTGTCCAAGGACCTCCCCAAGCACTGCCTCTACACCAGGCTAAGTTCACTGCAGAAACTAAGG GGCCGGCGCGGCGTGGGACGGCCCGGAGCAGCAGCGCCGCGGGAGCACCTGGTGTCTCCTGGGAGCTGA
- the LOC136114523 gene encoding mucosa-associated lymphoid tissue lymphoma translocation protein 1-like isoform X5, with amino-acid sequence MWEPGRSAAGALPLSRLAQPLLRRLSELLDRAVPGRGWRDLAQRAGSRGTVRLSPSDLEQCSLKVLEPEGSPSQSLLKLLGDRGCTVAELVELLQGLEHTEALQCLSLAGIKIVVQPDSQAVLAGQVVKLCCWAMGHPFVHYQWFKQEKEIPHGTSPELVLNPVNVTDSGFYICRVNSESSFVFSRWARLEVRDVQDTSHESLIGLPENKLRICIQPQLQNLTVGDALVLECGAVGNPIPHYQWFRNGFPLANGSKNIYTVTSVDVEHQGTYWCHVSNDREDQDSEKIEVVIGRKAMAVECTEEELSDLQEPADLLERSNHRPVATDKVALLIGNMSYWNHPQLKAPMVDVYELTNLLRQLDFKVVSLLDLTESEMRNAVDEFLLLLDKGVYGLLYYAGHGYENYGNSFMVPVDAPNPYRSANCLCVQNILKLMQAKETGLNVFLLDMCRKRNEYDDTILILDALKVTANIVFGYATCQGAEAFEIQQSGLANGIFMKFLKDRLLEDKKITVLLDEVAEDMGKCHLTKGKQALEIRSSLSEKRALTDPIQQTASSAESLARNLQWAKAHELPESMYLEFRCGVQIQLGFAAEFSNVMIIYTRIVKKPPEIAVCRAYVTDFVLDLDVDPKEANKGTPEETGSYLVSKDLPKHCLYTRLSSLQKLREHLIFTVCLHYEYPGIEDTMDERKEVNVGKPLIAKLGLHHGFKNKNCLQTCCVANNPFHNQMESSPVASQYYIPTHCQPNSCPGVYHPTRMCSGNFRQLEACSCSGTSRILATRHEVQNYSCPVGKSNVPVETTDDTVELEFLLSSSLRFPEQQQP; translated from the exons ATGTGGGAGCCGGGCCGGAGCGCGGCGGGAGCGCTGCCCCTCAGCCGCCTGGCGCAGCCGCTGCTGCGGCGGCTCAGCGAGCTACTGGACCGAGCGGTGCCCGGCCGGGGCTGGCGGGACCTGGCGCAGCGCGCGGGGAGCCGCGGCACGGTCCGGCTGAG CCCCTCGGATTTAGAGCAATGTTCCCTCAAAGTCCTCGAGCCAGAAGGGAGCCCCAGCCAGAGCCTCCTGAAGCTGCTGGGCGACCGGGGCTGCACGGTGGCGGAGCtggtggagctgctgcagggcctGGAGCACACAGAGGCTCTGCAGTGCCTCAGCCTCGCAG GTATAAAGATTGTGGTACAGCCAGACTCTCAAGCAGTGCTCGCTGGTCAGGTCGTCAAGCTGTGTTGTTGGGCAATGGGACACCCATTTGTGCAttaccagtggttcaagcaggaAAAAGAG ATTCCCCATGGTACTTCTCCAGAGCTGGTTTTGAATCCGGTGAACGTAACCGATTCTGGCTTTTACATCTGTCGAGTGAACAGTGAATCTTCCTTCGTGTTCAGTCGGTGGGCACGGCTTGAAGTTCGTGATGTCCAGGATACCTCTCATG agaGCTTAATTGGTTTACCTGAAAACAAGTTGCGCATATGTATTCAGCCCCAGCTGCAAAACCTGACAGTGGGGGATGCTTTGGTACTAGAATGTGGAGCTGTTGGAAACCCAATTCCTCATTACCAGTGGTTCAGAAATGGATTTCCCTTGGCAAATGGGAGCAAAAATATCTACACG GTAACTTCCGTGGATGTGGAACATCAGGGGACATATTGGTGTCATGTATCCAATGACCGGGAAGATCAAGACAGCGAGAAGATAGAAGTCGTTATAG GAAGGAAAGCTATGGCAGTGGAGTGCACAGAAG aagagctgAGTGATCTTCAAGAACCAG CAGACCTGCTAGAACGGTCAAATCACAGACCTGTTG CAACAGACAAGGTAGCTCTGTTAATAGGAAATATGAGCTACTGGAATCACCCCCAGCTGAAGGCTCCGATGGTAGATGTCTATGAACTGACCAATCTGCTAAGACAGCTGGATTTCAAAGTTGTTTCTTTGCTGGATCTTACCGAGTCTGAGATGCGAAATGCAGTGGATGAATTTTTACTTCTTCTGGACAAAGGAGTATATG GTTTGTTATACTACGCTGGCCACGGCTACGAAAACTATGGAAACAGCTTCATGGTTCCTGTCGATGCTCCAAACCCCTACCGATCTGCAAACTGTCTGTGTGTGCAGAATATCCTGAAACTAATGCAAGCGAAAGAGACGGGACTCAATGTGTTCCTGCTGGATATGTGTCGGAAAAG AAATGAATATGATGACACAATTCTTATCTTAGATGCTCTGAAGGTTACAGCCAACATCGTTTTTGGATATGCAAC GTGCCAGGGAGCAGAGGCTTTTGAAATTCAGCAGTCAGGGCTGGCCAATGGGATCTTCATGAAGTTCCTGAAGGACCGTTTGCTGGAAGACAAGAAGATTACTGTACTGCTCGATGAGGTTGCAGAAG ATATGGGCAAGTGTCACCTTACCAAAGGCAAACAAGCTCTGGAGATCCGCAGCAGCCTGTCTGAGAAAAGGGCATTGACTGATCCCATCCAACAAACCGCGTCTTCTGCAGAGTCTCTGGCACGCAACCTGCAGTGGGCCAAAGCTCACG AGCTTCCAGAAAGTATGTATCTTGAATTCAGATGTGGTGTTCAGATTCAGTTGGGGTTCGCAGCTGAGTTTTCCAACGTCATGATAATCTACACGCGCATAGTGAAGAAGCCACCTGAAATAGCGGTTTGCAGAGCCTACGTCACAGACTTCGTGCTT GACCTGGATGTGGATCCTAAAGAGGCCAACAAAGGAACTCCTGAGGAAACTGGGAGCTATCTAGTGTCCAAGGACCTCCCCAAGCACTGCCTCTACACCAGGCTAAGTTCACTGCAGAAACTAAGG GAACACTTGATCTTCACTGTTTGCTTGCACTATGAGTATCCTGGAATAGAAGATACAATGGATGAAAGAAAGGAAGTTAATGTTGGGAAGCCCCTTATTGCTAAATTAGGCCTTCATCATGGATTCAAAAACAAGAACTGCCTCCAGACCTGTTGCGTGGCTAATAATCCTTTTCATAATCAGATGGAATCAAGTCCAGTGGCAAGTCAATACTACATCCCTACTCATTGCCAACCAAATTCCTGTCCAGGCGTTTACCATCCAACCCGTATGTGCTCGGGCAACTTCAGACAGCTGGAGGCATGTTCTTGCAGTGGGACTTCAAGGATATTGGCTACCAGACATGAAGTGCAGAATTACTCCTGCCCTGTGGGAAAGAGTAACGTACCAGTGGAGACCACTGATGACACTGTCGAACTGGAATTCCTTCTCTCCAGCAGCCTCAGgttccctgagcagcagcagccgtgA
- the LOC136114523 gene encoding mucosa-associated lymphoid tissue lymphoma translocation protein 1-like isoform X1 encodes MWEPGRSAAGALPLSRLAQPLLRRLSELLDRAVPGRGWRDLAQRAGSRGTVRLSPSDLEQCSLKVLEPEGSPSQSLLKLLGDRGCTVAELVELLQGLEHTEALQCLSLAGIKIVVQPDSQAVLAGQVVKLCCWAMGHPFVHYQWFKQEKEIPHGTSPELVLNPVNVTDSGFYICRVNSESSFVFSRWARLEVRDVQDTSHESLIGLPENKLRICIQPQLQNLTVGDALVLECGAVGNPIPHYQWFRNGFPLANGSKNIYTVTSVDVEHQGTYWCHVSNDREDQDSEKIEVVIGRKAMAVECTEEELSDLQEPADLLERSNHRPVATDKVALLIGNMSYWNHPQLKAPMVDVYELTNLLRQLDFKVVSLLDLTESEMRNAVDEFLLLLDKGVYGQWCGEARPVAHMGCSVVLCCGAALRTACRCSGLSGGTLLFIPSSADGCKMLWLCCSVSSALVLVTGGQMKPSLLYYAGHGYENYGNSFMVPVDAPNPYRSANCLCVQNILKLMQAKETGLNVFLLDMCRKRNEYDDTILILDALKVTANIVFGYATCQGAEAFEIQQSGLANGIFMKFLKDRLLEDKKITVLLDEVAEDMGKCHLTKGKQALEIRSSLSEKRALTDPIQQTASSAESLARNLQWAKAHELPESMYLEFRCGVQIQLGFAAEFSNVMIIYTRIVKKPPEIAVCRAYVTDFVLDLDVDPKEANKGTPEETGSYLVSKDLPKHCLYTRLSSLQKLREHLIFTVCLHYEYPGIEDTMDERKEVNVGKPLIAKLGLHHGFKNKNCLQTCCVANNPFHNQMESSPVASQYYIPTHCQPNSCPGVYHPTRMCSGNFRQLEACSCSGTSRILATRHEVQNYSCPVGKSNVPVETTDDTVELEFLLSSSLRFPEQQQP; translated from the exons ATGTGGGAGCCGGGCCGGAGCGCGGCGGGAGCGCTGCCCCTCAGCCGCCTGGCGCAGCCGCTGCTGCGGCGGCTCAGCGAGCTACTGGACCGAGCGGTGCCCGGCCGGGGCTGGCGGGACCTGGCGCAGCGCGCGGGGAGCCGCGGCACGGTCCGGCTGAG CCCCTCGGATTTAGAGCAATGTTCCCTCAAAGTCCTCGAGCCAGAAGGGAGCCCCAGCCAGAGCCTCCTGAAGCTGCTGGGCGACCGGGGCTGCACGGTGGCGGAGCtggtggagctgctgcagggcctGGAGCACACAGAGGCTCTGCAGTGCCTCAGCCTCGCAG GTATAAAGATTGTGGTACAGCCAGACTCTCAAGCAGTGCTCGCTGGTCAGGTCGTCAAGCTGTGTTGTTGGGCAATGGGACACCCATTTGTGCAttaccagtggttcaagcaggaAAAAGAG ATTCCCCATGGTACTTCTCCAGAGCTGGTTTTGAATCCGGTGAACGTAACCGATTCTGGCTTTTACATCTGTCGAGTGAACAGTGAATCTTCCTTCGTGTTCAGTCGGTGGGCACGGCTTGAAGTTCGTGATGTCCAGGATACCTCTCATG agaGCTTAATTGGTTTACCTGAAAACAAGTTGCGCATATGTATTCAGCCCCAGCTGCAAAACCTGACAGTGGGGGATGCTTTGGTACTAGAATGTGGAGCTGTTGGAAACCCAATTCCTCATTACCAGTGGTTCAGAAATGGATTTCCCTTGGCAAATGGGAGCAAAAATATCTACACG GTAACTTCCGTGGATGTGGAACATCAGGGGACATATTGGTGTCATGTATCCAATGACCGGGAAGATCAAGACAGCGAGAAGATAGAAGTCGTTATAG GAAGGAAAGCTATGGCAGTGGAGTGCACAGAAG aagagctgAGTGATCTTCAAGAACCAG CAGACCTGCTAGAACGGTCAAATCACAGACCTGTTG CAACAGACAAGGTAGCTCTGTTAATAGGAAATATGAGCTACTGGAATCACCCCCAGCTGAAGGCTCCGATGGTAGATGTCTATGAACTGACCAATCTGCTAAGACAGCTGGATTTCAAAGTTGTTTCTTTGCTGGATCTTACCGAGTCTGAGATGCGAAATGCAGTGGATGAATTTTTACTTCTTCTGGACAAAGGAGTATATG GTCAATGGTGTGGGGAGGCCAGACCCGTGGCACACATGGGCTGCTCGGTTGTGCTCTGCTGCGGAGCAGCCCTAAGGACCGCATGTAGATGTTCTGGGCTTTCTGGTGGGACCCTGCTGTTCATCCCGTCGTCTGCTGATGGCTGCAAAATGCTCTGGTTGTGCTGCAGCGTCTCGTCAGCGTTGGTTTTAGTTACGGGAGGACAAATGAAGCCAA GTTTGTTATACTACGCTGGCCACGGCTACGAAAACTATGGAAACAGCTTCATGGTTCCTGTCGATGCTCCAAACCCCTACCGATCTGCAAACTGTCTGTGTGTGCAGAATATCCTGAAACTAATGCAAGCGAAAGAGACGGGACTCAATGTGTTCCTGCTGGATATGTGTCGGAAAAG AAATGAATATGATGACACAATTCTTATCTTAGATGCTCTGAAGGTTACAGCCAACATCGTTTTTGGATATGCAAC GTGCCAGGGAGCAGAGGCTTTTGAAATTCAGCAGTCAGGGCTGGCCAATGGGATCTTCATGAAGTTCCTGAAGGACCGTTTGCTGGAAGACAAGAAGATTACTGTACTGCTCGATGAGGTTGCAGAAG ATATGGGCAAGTGTCACCTTACCAAAGGCAAACAAGCTCTGGAGATCCGCAGCAGCCTGTCTGAGAAAAGGGCATTGACTGATCCCATCCAACAAACCGCGTCTTCTGCAGAGTCTCTGGCACGCAACCTGCAGTGGGCCAAAGCTCACG AGCTTCCAGAAAGTATGTATCTTGAATTCAGATGTGGTGTTCAGATTCAGTTGGGGTTCGCAGCTGAGTTTTCCAACGTCATGATAATCTACACGCGCATAGTGAAGAAGCCACCTGAAATAGCGGTTTGCAGAGCCTACGTCACAGACTTCGTGCTT GACCTGGATGTGGATCCTAAAGAGGCCAACAAAGGAACTCCTGAGGAAACTGGGAGCTATCTAGTGTCCAAGGACCTCCCCAAGCACTGCCTCTACACCAGGCTAAGTTCACTGCAGAAACTAAGG GAACACTTGATCTTCACTGTTTGCTTGCACTATGAGTATCCTGGAATAGAAGATACAATGGATGAAAGAAAGGAAGTTAATGTTGGGAAGCCCCTTATTGCTAAATTAGGCCTTCATCATGGATTCAAAAACAAGAACTGCCTCCAGACCTGTTGCGTGGCTAATAATCCTTTTCATAATCAGATGGAATCAAGTCCAGTGGCAAGTCAATACTACATCCCTACTCATTGCCAACCAAATTCCTGTCCAGGCGTTTACCATCCAACCCGTATGTGCTCGGGCAACTTCAGACAGCTGGAGGCATGTTCTTGCAGTGGGACTTCAAGGATATTGGCTACCAGACATGAAGTGCAGAATTACTCCTGCCCTGTGGGAAAGAGTAACGTACCAGTGGAGACCACTGATGACACTGTCGAACTGGAATTCCTTCTCTCCAGCAGCCTCAGgttccctgagcagcagcagccgtgA
- the LOC136114523 gene encoding mucosa-associated lymphoid tissue lymphoma translocation protein 1-like isoform X2: MWEPGRSAAGALPLSRLAQPLLRRLSELLDRAVPGRGWRDLAQRAGSRGTVRLSPSDLEQCSLKVLEPEGSPSQSLLKLLGDRGCTVAELVELLQGLEHTEALQCLSLAGIKIVVQPDSQAVLAGQVVKLCCWAMGHPFVHYQWFKQEKEIPHGTSPELVLNPVNVTDSGFYICRVNSESSFVFSRWARLEVRDVQDTSHESLIGLPENKLRICIQPQLQNLTVGDALVLECGAVGNPIPHYQWFRNGFPLANGSKNIYTVTSVDVEHQGTYWCHVSNDREDQDSEKIEVVIGRKAMAVECTEEELSDLQEPDLLERSNHRPVATDKVALLIGNMSYWNHPQLKAPMVDVYELTNLLRQLDFKVVSLLDLTESEMRNAVDEFLLLLDKGVYGQWCGEARPVAHMGCSVVLCCGAALRTACRCSGLSGGTLLFIPSSADGCKMLWLCCSVSSALVLVTGGQMKPSLLYYAGHGYENYGNSFMVPVDAPNPYRSANCLCVQNILKLMQAKETGLNVFLLDMCRKRNEYDDTILILDALKVTANIVFGYATCQGAEAFEIQQSGLANGIFMKFLKDRLLEDKKITVLLDEVAEDMGKCHLTKGKQALEIRSSLSEKRALTDPIQQTASSAESLARNLQWAKAHELPESMYLEFRCGVQIQLGFAAEFSNVMIIYTRIVKKPPEIAVCRAYVTDFVLDLDVDPKEANKGTPEETGSYLVSKDLPKHCLYTRLSSLQKLREHLIFTVCLHYEYPGIEDTMDERKEVNVGKPLIAKLGLHHGFKNKNCLQTCCVANNPFHNQMESSPVASQYYIPTHCQPNSCPGVYHPTRMCSGNFRQLEACSCSGTSRILATRHEVQNYSCPVGKSNVPVETTDDTVELEFLLSSSLRFPEQQQP, encoded by the exons ATGTGGGAGCCGGGCCGGAGCGCGGCGGGAGCGCTGCCCCTCAGCCGCCTGGCGCAGCCGCTGCTGCGGCGGCTCAGCGAGCTACTGGACCGAGCGGTGCCCGGCCGGGGCTGGCGGGACCTGGCGCAGCGCGCGGGGAGCCGCGGCACGGTCCGGCTGAG CCCCTCGGATTTAGAGCAATGTTCCCTCAAAGTCCTCGAGCCAGAAGGGAGCCCCAGCCAGAGCCTCCTGAAGCTGCTGGGCGACCGGGGCTGCACGGTGGCGGAGCtggtggagctgctgcagggcctGGAGCACACAGAGGCTCTGCAGTGCCTCAGCCTCGCAG GTATAAAGATTGTGGTACAGCCAGACTCTCAAGCAGTGCTCGCTGGTCAGGTCGTCAAGCTGTGTTGTTGGGCAATGGGACACCCATTTGTGCAttaccagtggttcaagcaggaAAAAGAG ATTCCCCATGGTACTTCTCCAGAGCTGGTTTTGAATCCGGTGAACGTAACCGATTCTGGCTTTTACATCTGTCGAGTGAACAGTGAATCTTCCTTCGTGTTCAGTCGGTGGGCACGGCTTGAAGTTCGTGATGTCCAGGATACCTCTCATG agaGCTTAATTGGTTTACCTGAAAACAAGTTGCGCATATGTATTCAGCCCCAGCTGCAAAACCTGACAGTGGGGGATGCTTTGGTACTAGAATGTGGAGCTGTTGGAAACCCAATTCCTCATTACCAGTGGTTCAGAAATGGATTTCCCTTGGCAAATGGGAGCAAAAATATCTACACG GTAACTTCCGTGGATGTGGAACATCAGGGGACATATTGGTGTCATGTATCCAATGACCGGGAAGATCAAGACAGCGAGAAGATAGAAGTCGTTATAG GAAGGAAAGCTATGGCAGTGGAGTGCACAGAAG aagagctgAGTGATCTTCAAGAACCAG ACCTGCTAGAACGGTCAAATCACAGACCTGTTG CAACAGACAAGGTAGCTCTGTTAATAGGAAATATGAGCTACTGGAATCACCCCCAGCTGAAGGCTCCGATGGTAGATGTCTATGAACTGACCAATCTGCTAAGACAGCTGGATTTCAAAGTTGTTTCTTTGCTGGATCTTACCGAGTCTGAGATGCGAAATGCAGTGGATGAATTTTTACTTCTTCTGGACAAAGGAGTATATG GTCAATGGTGTGGGGAGGCCAGACCCGTGGCACACATGGGCTGCTCGGTTGTGCTCTGCTGCGGAGCAGCCCTAAGGACCGCATGTAGATGTTCTGGGCTTTCTGGTGGGACCCTGCTGTTCATCCCGTCGTCTGCTGATGGCTGCAAAATGCTCTGGTTGTGCTGCAGCGTCTCGTCAGCGTTGGTTTTAGTTACGGGAGGACAAATGAAGCCAA GTTTGTTATACTACGCTGGCCACGGCTACGAAAACTATGGAAACAGCTTCATGGTTCCTGTCGATGCTCCAAACCCCTACCGATCTGCAAACTGTCTGTGTGTGCAGAATATCCTGAAACTAATGCAAGCGAAAGAGACGGGACTCAATGTGTTCCTGCTGGATATGTGTCGGAAAAG AAATGAATATGATGACACAATTCTTATCTTAGATGCTCTGAAGGTTACAGCCAACATCGTTTTTGGATATGCAAC GTGCCAGGGAGCAGAGGCTTTTGAAATTCAGCAGTCAGGGCTGGCCAATGGGATCTTCATGAAGTTCCTGAAGGACCGTTTGCTGGAAGACAAGAAGATTACTGTACTGCTCGATGAGGTTGCAGAAG ATATGGGCAAGTGTCACCTTACCAAAGGCAAACAAGCTCTGGAGATCCGCAGCAGCCTGTCTGAGAAAAGGGCATTGACTGATCCCATCCAACAAACCGCGTCTTCTGCAGAGTCTCTGGCACGCAACCTGCAGTGGGCCAAAGCTCACG AGCTTCCAGAAAGTATGTATCTTGAATTCAGATGTGGTGTTCAGATTCAGTTGGGGTTCGCAGCTGAGTTTTCCAACGTCATGATAATCTACACGCGCATAGTGAAGAAGCCACCTGAAATAGCGGTTTGCAGAGCCTACGTCACAGACTTCGTGCTT GACCTGGATGTGGATCCTAAAGAGGCCAACAAAGGAACTCCTGAGGAAACTGGGAGCTATCTAGTGTCCAAGGACCTCCCCAAGCACTGCCTCTACACCAGGCTAAGTTCACTGCAGAAACTAAGG GAACACTTGATCTTCACTGTTTGCTTGCACTATGAGTATCCTGGAATAGAAGATACAATGGATGAAAGAAAGGAAGTTAATGTTGGGAAGCCCCTTATTGCTAAATTAGGCCTTCATCATGGATTCAAAAACAAGAACTGCCTCCAGACCTGTTGCGTGGCTAATAATCCTTTTCATAATCAGATGGAATCAAGTCCAGTGGCAAGTCAATACTACATCCCTACTCATTGCCAACCAAATTCCTGTCCAGGCGTTTACCATCCAACCCGTATGTGCTCGGGCAACTTCAGACAGCTGGAGGCATGTTCTTGCAGTGGGACTTCAAGGATATTGGCTACCAGACATGAAGTGCAGAATTACTCCTGCCCTGTGGGAAAGAGTAACGTACCAGTGGAGACCACTGATGACACTGTCGAACTGGAATTCCTTCTCTCCAGCAGCCTCAGgttccctgagcagcagcagccgtgA